In one window of Gouania willdenowi chromosome 8, fGouWil2.1, whole genome shotgun sequence DNA:
- the LOC114468055 gene encoding GTPase IMAP family member 8: MAAVSSASDTGDSRSRHPPERRLLLLGGPQSGKTSTANSILGDEFFDAGTETTHSNVGQTEIYGRRVTVVDTPPWAIPTESDNDTETDENDNTGAESDTPAQPPPSLDSEGPCMGAILCPPGPHAILLVVSVTQPFTDIHRKAAEEQLGALGGGTWRYSMVVFTGVDKLSKGVFIEEHIANTGEALQWLVERCGSRYHAFDNTRKETEENTQVPELMEKVEEMITDNQGWYFEVNELILLEEEQARRALEEERMRMEEHARQREQMIGGPPRELRLLLLGWKGVGKSSVGNCILGRRFFESGQETDLCLRRQALVSGRRVTIVDTPGWDWFSVRRTPKRIRQESQRGAALLRPGPHTLLLVLPVVSSLTARKRRTLLAHIETLFGDSACLHTMVLFSCGDWLGRTPIEEHILRGGRELQRLLEYCGNYYHVLDSKTPGKDRSVSVLLDKIEEMIRENGDKAFLPIQTEWLSEESSYSSDNTEPEDDCRGCQLQ; encoded by the exons ATGGCTGCTGTGTCCTCTGCCTCTGACACTG GAGACTCCAGAAGCCGCCACCCTCCTGAGCGCAGGTTGCTGCTTTTAGGTGGCCCCCAGTCTGGTAAGACCTCCACAGCAAACAGCATTCTGGGAGATGAGTTTTTTGATGCTGGCACAGAGACTACCCACAGCAACGTAGGCCAGACAGAGATCTACGGCAGACGGGTCACTGTGGTCGACACCCCACCCTGGGCCATTCCCACTGAATCGGATAACGACACAGAAACAGATGAGAATGACAACACCGGCGCTGAGTCAGACACTCCAGCACAGCCCCCACCCAGCCTGGACAGTGAAGGACCATGTATGGGGGCAATCCTATGCCCGCCTGGACCCCACGCTATCCTCCTGGTGGTGTCGGTAACCCAGCCCTTTACTGACATACATCGGAAAGCTGCAGAGGAGCAGCTGGGGGCGCTGGGTGGTGGCACCTGGAGGTACTCCATGGTTGTTTTCACTGGTGTGGACAAGCTGTCCAAAGGTGTCTTCATTGAAGAGCACATAGCAAACACGGGAGAGGCCCTGCAGTGGTTGGTGGAGAGATGTGGTAGCAG GTACCATGCTTTTGATAACACACGAAAAGAGACTGAAGAAAACACGCAAGTACCTGAGCTGATGGagaaagtggaagaaatgaTAACTGACAACCAAG GCTGGTACTTTGAGGTcaatgaattgattttactaGAAGAAGAACAGGCTAGAAGAGCTCTGGAAGAAGAGAGGATGAGGATGGAAGAGCATGCTCGGCAGAGAGAGCAGATGATCGGTGGGCCTCCCAGAG AATTGAGGCTGCTGTTGCTAGGCTGGAAAGGAGTTGGAAAAAGCTCTGTGGGGAATTGCATTCTGGGTCGTCGATTCTTTGAATCGGGCCAGGAAACCGACCTGTGTCTCAGAAGGCAGGCACTCGTATCAGGTCGCCGTGTCACCATTGTGGACACCCCTGGCTGGGATTGGTTTTCAGTGAGGCGAACCCCAAAGCGTATCCGTCAGGAGTCCCAGCGCGGGGCAGCCCTTCTCCGGCCCGGGCCCCATACCTTGCTCCTGGTCCTCCCGGTCGTCTCATCCCTCACTGCCAGGAAGAGACGGACGCTCCTGGCGCACATAGAGACTCTGTTTGGGGACAGTGCGTGCCTCCACACCATGGTGTTGTTCAGCTGTGGTGATTGGCTGGGACGCACGCCCATTGAGGAACACATCCTCAGAGGAGGCAGAGAGCTGCAAAGACTGCTGGAGTACTGTGGGAACTATTACCATGTTTTGGACAGTAAGACACCTGGCAAGGACCGGAGCGTGTCCGTCCTCCTGGATAAGATAGAGGAAATGATCAGGGAGAATGGAGACAAGGCCTTTCTCCCTATACAGACGGAGTGGT TAAGCGAGGAGAGCTCCTACTCTTCAGACAACACGGAGCCAGAGGACGACTGTCGAGGATGTCAGCTCCAGTGA